In Arthrobacter ramosus, one DNA window encodes the following:
- a CDS encoding ATP-binding protein: MEEIVPAASAPAAGSSPYSTGGGGVRLEHSYAACLVAGLLAGESLAELGDAVSVESIRLQASDVSEVDDILIEGRDAQGDVHRSSIAVRRSPALTKSDSASVPLVRDFLAVVGDHWSELSQGRWRLVLAVSTNANAITQLAELTELARSLPNGEEMASRLSQPGRTNAGLRDRYGHIKSLVEQAAEGLSSVSGLSAEDLTWRLLSSLSSRRLRLERNDRADRTTAVNTLQRMLHDGTTAVADALFSRIEELVGEWAPQAAVLTQSLIRRSLSNYPLSRSARYATAWGVLDRLGNALRDSVKPTLGAGAGQVELERADIASQLLELITSTCGAKRCLVVTGEPDVGKSSLALKAVEALQTNGAVTVQLSLRDLPPTVIEVEALLGSVSIEELLSTAGVGPARLLLIDGAEAVLEGKQRVLQSLATSALKTGLAVVAVTRTDGSAQTQEVLAQAAQRSGADPVPQVFEVPPLTDEERQSLPSHFPTLAHLAGDTRVQWLLGRPGLVEALLRTGEMIAPESALCEADVFSTVWNSLIRNREHREPGKASPDDREGAALVLAGRALGLGAQDRPGSAAAELRSNGVFKPQMNPAFSRGDEFSSDLYRDFAVSKYILTQGWNGLADAGAPRWTIRAARVAAQARLRGGLATEWRALEQEFSLLADTYGERWMDVPYEALLALGDTEAALGEVWAELADDDFAGLKVLLRLAQARFAEGGFGDVHALAGIVSVAYVQGRDIAAAGRIKNKTLGELIRELVLAWLRGMALADGDPNPLRQAVRDRILESDPPTYDDFAVEALACLGADLDDRVEDWLRKIASHDPYRLDEAVESVAVAIAMSQHNPLLMLELAEAYYIEKPRRNDHWGAGRHIGDDGIRDMHHGSRYGFGPPFAAWYYGPFYRLLMALPRETVAFINRMLDHAARFRMGILDELGDAVGQGTEPRGVEMAVATFGRRTYIGDSHVWGWYRGTTVGPYPCMSALLALEKFVDEVKNQLSLPLANVIQILLRDSNNLATLGLVVGFLVRHLDEVDAELDAFLAQPEVWHLETARVVGEHGFRVRDAGADQLTGTERRRITPHEIVGHLVVNARLRGDETRLAQLKSVGERLVANAQASFGDRPVDPEYLAMIESWAAEFDFENYRASKADDGLIVQFERPPELEKVLAPSSHQLQLTNTLYALQSRYAFHNDKPQEWPLDTLSEDIKSARTIIEGESPQQFMSPENPVASVAAAAVRAHALGLSELEDEDVRWAADVIMHAAENPQIDGMSFSGTMYSMGADRAAAVSVPLLLMPAFDSLTLDRNRIIGCLKGLANSLFDEVRAGLAIGCSELWNVPCAFDAGSGQCIRHVAAWRAAIGSLAAAELGPFDLDSQRRVPGDLGQPYHASLPNVKDDDLLLNRLRMPVSCMVDARDVACVSEQVRELWTPLWKAHERSLKHWWTEDYDHQSHINQAPISRRLVELALSGDWEPLTSHIQSFATHAKPLHQLMESLAEVFTYDESIRDQLFDFWPIAMGAALDVVGDGGALREDHSWYGYVPASLMPVPRPHSYDSDIDGVLRKCRENWVQPEVLEGLMDRWLPLARWEPKSVDVVTRFARSAPAGWQASTALEWIEVIMDGRFELFANHLWTFEEWASELRADRAFDGENLNRYHRIVDGLAAAGDHAAVRMQQLDE, translated from the coding sequence TTGGAGGAAATCGTGCCTGCCGCATCAGCGCCGGCCGCCGGTTCGAGCCCCTACTCGACAGGCGGCGGCGGCGTCCGACTGGAGCATTCGTACGCAGCATGTTTGGTTGCGGGGCTCCTTGCCGGCGAATCCTTGGCGGAGCTCGGCGATGCCGTGTCTGTGGAGTCAATTCGCCTCCAAGCGAGCGACGTGAGCGAAGTTGATGACATCCTGATCGAGGGTCGCGATGCTCAAGGGGACGTGCATCGGTCGTCCATCGCTGTTCGCAGAAGCCCTGCCCTGACTAAGAGTGACAGTGCGTCAGTCCCTCTGGTTCGAGACTTCTTGGCTGTTGTCGGCGACCACTGGTCTGAGCTGTCGCAGGGCAGATGGCGGTTGGTTCTCGCAGTGTCCACCAACGCCAATGCAATCACGCAGCTCGCCGAGCTCACCGAGCTCGCTCGCTCCCTCCCGAATGGAGAGGAAATGGCGAGCCGTTTGTCGCAGCCGGGCAGGACGAATGCAGGCCTTCGTGATCGGTACGGCCATATCAAGAGCCTCGTTGAGCAGGCAGCGGAGGGGCTTTCCTCGGTCAGTGGATTGAGCGCGGAAGATCTGACTTGGCGCCTCCTCTCCAGTCTCAGCAGTCGTCGGCTGCGGCTGGAACGAAATGACCGTGCGGACCGCACCACCGCAGTCAACACACTCCAACGCATGCTTCATGACGGCACAACTGCAGTGGCCGATGCGCTATTCTCCCGTATTGAAGAGCTCGTAGGGGAATGGGCGCCGCAGGCAGCAGTGCTGACGCAGTCCTTGATTCGCCGCAGCCTTAGCAACTACCCTTTGTCGAGATCTGCCAGATACGCTACAGCGTGGGGTGTGCTCGACCGACTTGGAAATGCACTCCGTGACTCAGTAAAGCCCACTCTTGGTGCCGGTGCTGGACAGGTGGAGTTGGAGCGTGCTGACATTGCCTCGCAACTACTTGAGTTGATCACCAGTACCTGCGGTGCCAAGCGCTGCCTGGTCGTCACGGGCGAGCCTGATGTCGGTAAGTCATCGCTCGCCCTGAAAGCAGTCGAGGCTTTGCAGACCAACGGCGCCGTGACTGTGCAACTGAGCCTGCGGGACCTGCCCCCAACCGTCATCGAAGTCGAAGCGTTGCTGGGATCGGTGTCAATAGAGGAACTACTTTCAACGGCTGGAGTGGGTCCCGCTCGGCTCTTGCTGATTGACGGTGCCGAAGCGGTCCTAGAAGGAAAGCAAAGGGTACTCCAAAGCCTCGCCACTTCTGCGCTCAAGACCGGACTGGCTGTCGTTGCTGTAACGCGCACCGATGGATCAGCGCAAACCCAAGAGGTCCTGGCGCAGGCCGCGCAGCGGAGTGGCGCGGACCCAGTTCCACAGGTATTCGAAGTTCCACCGCTCACAGACGAAGAGCGTCAGAGTCTGCCGTCGCATTTCCCAACCTTGGCCCACCTCGCAGGTGACACCCGTGTTCAATGGTTGCTTGGACGGCCTGGTCTCGTGGAGGCGCTCTTGAGGACCGGTGAAATGATTGCGCCGGAGTCGGCGCTCTGCGAGGCAGATGTCTTCTCTACGGTCTGGAACAGCCTTATTCGAAACCGCGAGCACCGCGAGCCCGGGAAGGCCTCCCCGGATGATCGCGAGGGCGCGGCTCTCGTTCTCGCCGGTCGTGCACTTGGCCTCGGAGCCCAAGACCGTCCGGGATCAGCCGCGGCCGAGCTCAGGTCGAACGGGGTCTTCAAGCCGCAGATGAACCCTGCCTTCTCACGCGGCGATGAGTTTTCCTCAGACCTATACCGCGACTTCGCCGTGAGCAAATATATCCTGACGCAAGGATGGAACGGACTGGCCGACGCTGGCGCCCCACGTTGGACCATCCGAGCTGCGCGGGTTGCCGCGCAGGCCAGGCTTCGTGGGGGTCTAGCAACTGAGTGGCGGGCTCTCGAGCAGGAATTCTCCCTGCTGGCAGACACCTATGGGGAACGGTGGATGGATGTTCCGTACGAGGCACTGTTGGCGCTCGGCGACACTGAAGCAGCGCTCGGCGAAGTATGGGCAGAACTCGCTGATGACGACTTCGCGGGCCTCAAGGTGTTGTTGCGGCTAGCCCAAGCAAGATTCGCCGAAGGTGGCTTCGGGGATGTCCACGCACTGGCGGGCATCGTTTCCGTCGCCTACGTGCAAGGGCGGGACATTGCAGCCGCTGGGAGAATCAAGAACAAGACGCTGGGCGAACTCATCAGGGAGCTCGTGCTTGCCTGGCTGAGGGGGATGGCCCTGGCCGACGGCGACCCGAATCCCTTGCGGCAGGCCGTTCGGGATAGGATCCTCGAAAGCGACCCCCCTACGTATGACGACTTCGCGGTTGAGGCTCTTGCCTGCCTCGGTGCTGATTTGGATGACCGCGTCGAGGATTGGCTGCGGAAGATCGCAAGCCATGACCCGTATCGCTTGGATGAGGCAGTCGAGTCCGTGGCGGTCGCCATCGCCATGTCGCAGCACAACCCGCTGCTGATGCTAGAACTTGCAGAGGCCTACTACATCGAGAAGCCACGCCGAAACGACCATTGGGGTGCTGGTAGACACATAGGTGATGATGGAATCCGAGATATGCATCACGGTTCACGATATGGATTCGGACCCCCGTTTGCAGCTTGGTACTACGGCCCGTTCTATCGGCTTTTAATGGCACTACCGAGAGAGACAGTCGCCTTCATCAACCGGATGCTCGACCACGCAGCGAGGTTCCGAATGGGTATCCTCGATGAACTGGGCGATGCAGTTGGTCAAGGCACCGAGCCTAGGGGCGTAGAGATGGCGGTCGCGACGTTTGGTCGGCGAACCTATATTGGCGACTCGCACGTGTGGGGCTGGTACCGCGGCACGACCGTCGGCCCGTACCCCTGTATGAGTGCGCTACTCGCTCTGGAGAAGTTCGTCGATGAAGTCAAGAACCAACTGAGCCTGCCTCTCGCTAACGTCATACAGATCCTGCTACGCGACTCGAACAACTTGGCGACGCTTGGCCTCGTGGTTGGATTCCTCGTCCGTCACCTTGACGAAGTGGACGCGGAGCTCGATGCCTTCCTCGCACAGCCCGAGGTCTGGCACCTGGAGACCGCACGCGTCGTTGGCGAGCATGGGTTCAGAGTCCGGGACGCCGGTGCCGATCAACTGACGGGCACGGAACGAAGGCGCATCACGCCACACGAAATTGTTGGGCACTTGGTGGTCAATGCCAGGCTGCGAGGTGACGAAACACGACTGGCTCAATTGAAGTCGGTCGGTGAAAGACTCGTTGCGAATGCTCAGGCGTCGTTTGGAGACCGCCCGGTAGACCCCGAGTACCTTGCCATGATCGAGAGCTGGGCAGCTGAGTTCGATTTCGAGAACTACCGTGCAAGCAAGGCCGACGATGGGCTAATCGTCCAGTTTGAACGACCCCCAGAGTTGGAGAAGGTGCTTGCTCCGAGCTCACACCAACTTCAACTCACCAACACTCTTTACGCGTTGCAGAGTCGCTACGCGTTTCACAACGACAAACCACAGGAGTGGCCACTGGACACTCTGTCTGAGGACATAAAATCAGCACGCACGATCATTGAAGGAGAGTCACCACAACAGTTCATGTCGCCCGAGAATCCCGTTGCGTCTGTCGCAGCGGCCGCCGTAAGGGCTCACGCGCTTGGCCTTTCAGAGCTGGAAGACGAGGATGTTCGATGGGCGGCGGATGTCATCATGCACGCGGCCGAGAACCCTCAGATTGATGGCATGAGCTTCTCGGGCACCATGTACTCGATGGGGGCGGACCGTGCTGCTGCCGTCTCGGTCCCCCTACTTCTGATGCCTGCATTCGATTCTTTGACCCTTGACCGAAACCGGATCATCGGCTGTCTGAAGGGCTTGGCGAACAGCCTGTTCGACGAGGTGCGCGCCGGCTTGGCTATTGGATGTTCGGAGTTGTGGAACGTCCCTTGCGCATTTGACGCGGGGTCGGGTCAGTGCATTCGCCACGTTGCAGCTTGGAGGGCCGCCATCGGCAGCCTCGCAGCGGCAGAACTCGGTCCATTCGACTTGGACAGTCAGAGACGAGTCCCGGGCGACTTGGGCCAGCCGTACCATGCCAGTCTTCCAAACGTGAAGGACGATGATCTCCTCCTGAACCGTTTGAGAATGCCCGTGTCATGCATGGTCGATGCCAGGGATGTCGCGTGTGTGTCAGAGCAAGTCCGGGAGCTGTGGACTCCGCTCTGGAAGGCCCACGAGCGGTCACTTAAACACTGGTGGACAGAGGACTACGACCACCAGTCCCACATCAACCAGGCACCGATTTCCAGACGTCTTGTCGAGCTGGCACTCAGCGGCGACTGGGAGCCGCTGACCAGCCACATCCAATCATTCGCAACACATGCAAAACCCCTGCACCAACTGATGGAAAGCCTTGCCGAGGTCTTCACCTATGATGAATCGATTAGAGATCAACTCTTCGACTTCTGGCCGATAGCCATGGGTGCCGCACTCGACGTAGTAGGAGATGGTGGGGCTCTTCGCGAGGACCATTCCTGGTACGGCTATGTGCCGGCATCCCTCATGCCGGTTCCGAGACCACACTCGTATGACTCCGACATTGATGGGGTCTTAAGGAAGTGCAGGGAGAACTGGGTACAACCAGAAGTCTTGGAGGGGCTTATGGACCGCTGGTTGCCACTTGCTCGCTGGGAGCCGAAGTCCGTCGATGTTGTCACCAGGTTCGCTCGCAGCGCACCCGCGGGTTGGCAGGCTTCAACTGCCTTGGAATGGATCGAAGTCATCATGGATGGGAGATTCGAACTCTTCGCCAACCACCTCTGGACCTTTGAGGAATGGGCTTCCGAGCTGCGCGCGGACCGTGCATTCGATGGCGAGAACCTGAACCGTTACCATCGCATTGTCGACGGGCTCGCTGCCGCTGGCGACCATGCGGCGGTCAGGATGCAGCAACTCGACGAGTAG
- a CDS encoding DUF262 domain-containing protein, translating to MNEQVIDSTEDVTEEVDVEGLLFDPLEESTGAAVVGEYDLVSTPNDFNVLTIKNFLDTGAVKVPRYQRNFVWDRARASKLIESLILGLPVPQVFLYEEARNSFQIIDGQQRLMSIYFFLVGRFPRKTAKPRLREFWGQQGGIPPHILSDDGLFESFRLHLPSPQNGPSNPLHGLKYDTLEERQIQLGMRTLRNIVIKQVNPDGRGAVYEIFNRLNTTGVNLTAQEIRMSLADSAFMEQIVEFNMDPVWRQLFGVATPDPRLRDIEVLLRAFAMADESDEYRPSMVRFLDRYADRTRLFKQEQIRPRRMALERFLEDTRHVDRAAFLISERFSVPIFEAIFAAYAQECEKGGQPTLRDDVLARLKVDPEFVDATETHTTDTKNILQRVAVARAYLRGEK from the coding sequence GTGAACGAGCAAGTGATCGACTCGACCGAGGATGTAACCGAGGAGGTAGACGTCGAAGGCCTACTCTTCGACCCCCTTGAGGAGAGTACTGGTGCGGCAGTGGTCGGAGAGTACGACTTGGTGTCCACGCCAAACGACTTCAACGTTCTGACCATCAAGAACTTTCTCGATACGGGCGCGGTGAAGGTCCCTAGGTATCAGCGCAATTTCGTTTGGGATCGGGCACGTGCTTCGAAACTCATTGAGTCTTTGATTCTCGGCCTCCCCGTTCCGCAGGTCTTCCTGTACGAGGAAGCACGGAACTCATTCCAGATTATCGATGGACAACAGCGCTTGATGTCCATCTACTTTTTCTTGGTTGGGCGCTTTCCCCGTAAGACCGCAAAGCCGAGGCTTCGCGAATTCTGGGGGCAGCAAGGGGGTATTCCGCCTCACATTCTCTCAGATGACGGGCTGTTTGAATCTTTCAGGTTGCATCTGCCGTCGCCCCAGAACGGCCCGAGTAATCCGTTGCACGGGCTCAAATACGACACGTTAGAAGAGCGGCAAATCCAACTCGGCATGCGTACTCTCCGAAATATCGTGATCAAGCAGGTCAATCCTGATGGCCGCGGTGCCGTCTACGAAATTTTCAACAGACTCAACACAACGGGCGTAAACCTAACTGCTCAAGAGATTCGCATGAGTTTGGCTGATTCAGCCTTCATGGAACAGATTGTCGAGTTCAATATGGATCCCGTCTGGCGTCAGCTGTTTGGTGTCGCTACTCCAGATCCTCGACTTCGCGACATCGAAGTGCTGCTGCGTGCATTCGCCATGGCGGACGAATCGGACGAGTATCGACCTTCCATGGTGCGATTCCTCGATCGGTATGCGGATCGCACTCGCTTGTTCAAGCAAGAACAGATTCGGCCACGCCGGATGGCACTTGAGCGATTCCTCGAAGATACTCGGCACGTGGACCGCGCCGCGTTCCTGATTTCAGAGCGGTTCAGCGTCCCCATTTTCGAAGCGATCTTCGCGGCGTACGCCCAAGAATGCGAGAAAGGGGGGCAGCCCACCCTGCGTGATGACGTACTTGCGAGGCTCAAGGTTGATCCGGAATTCGTCGATGCCACTGAAACTCATACGACGGATACAAAGAACATTTTGCAGCGTGTTGCAGTCGCGCGTGCCTACCTTCGCGGTGAGAAGTAA
- a CDS encoding HEPN domain-containing protein, which yields MSLESYFEERIEIGDLLGEANEYSLLNVYHSDLPKVLILSVASRFERDVTDHIETFYSEISELEPVAAFVKKKALNRQYHSLFNWDAANVNAFVGLFGPQCKAHFATQLVQHDWLNDAARDFLALGQARNVLIHLDLATQTASMTAQEVAEKYRSAVRFVEAIPFVLRLRPIPAREQGAPESLEAAQ from the coding sequence ATGAGTCTGGAAAGCTACTTTGAGGAGCGTATCGAAATTGGTGATCTGCTTGGTGAGGCCAATGAATACTCGCTGCTGAACGTCTACCATTCAGACTTGCCGAAAGTCCTCATTCTGTCGGTCGCTAGTCGCTTTGAACGTGATGTGACGGACCACATAGAGACCTTTTATTCGGAAATCTCGGAGCTCGAACCGGTGGCGGCTTTCGTAAAGAAGAAGGCTCTGAACCGCCAGTACCACTCGCTGTTCAACTGGGATGCCGCAAATGTGAATGCGTTCGTGGGACTGTTTGGCCCACAATGTAAGGCGCATTTCGCGACCCAGTTAGTTCAACATGACTGGCTGAACGATGCGGCACGGGACTTCCTGGCGCTCGGGCAGGCCAGGAATGTGCTCATACATCTAGATCTGGCTACCCAGACTGCCTCGATGACGGCGCAAGAAGTGGCAGAAAAATACAGGTCCGCAGTCCGTTTCGTCGAAGCGATTCCGTTCGTTCTCCGTCTTCGGCCGATACCGGCAAGAGAGCAGGGAGCACCCGAAAGTCTCGAGGCGGCCCAATAA
- the dprA gene encoding DNA-processing protein DprA has protein sequence MTEHGQQLTSDAPDRKRERVARAALSRLMEPQDAAGLALVQAAGAVDGLRIATGELAPGHGLEQEVASLLVDSGVSSAGAGLAAALRRWAPRIPDLAPERDLATMQRLGGRMIIPGDPLWPSQLADLGLHEPLCLWWRGHELEFPPVRRVVALVGSRDSTSYGASVTGDFAYGLGQRGCTVVSGGAYGIDAHAHRGALAGGTSDMPTIAVMAGGVDRYYPSGNEGLLRAVANQGAVIAEVPPGSAPTRYRFLQRNRIIAALAAVTVVVEARWRSGALNTAHHAESIGRAVAVVPGSIHSANSAGCHRLLRDGGAVCVTDVGEIAELAGSSGEGLVGEKETAASDHDGLTLEDLILLDALPVRSTSSVEKLAVVAGLSAGSVRAGLGRLGLLGLAVSVSGAWKRSGKQG, from the coding sequence ATGACTGAACACGGCCAGCAGCTCACCTCGGACGCTCCGGACCGGAAAAGGGAGCGCGTAGCCCGGGCAGCGTTGTCACGGCTCATGGAACCGCAAGATGCGGCCGGACTCGCGCTCGTGCAAGCCGCCGGGGCCGTTGACGGTCTCAGAATAGCTACCGGCGAGCTCGCTCCCGGGCATGGGCTTGAGCAGGAAGTGGCTTCCTTGTTGGTTGACAGCGGGGTTTCTTCTGCCGGGGCCGGATTGGCCGCTGCGTTGCGCCGGTGGGCGCCCCGGATCCCGGACCTTGCCCCGGAACGCGATCTTGCCACCATGCAACGCCTCGGTGGCCGCATGATCATCCCCGGCGACCCGTTGTGGCCCTCGCAGTTGGCAGATCTGGGCCTTCATGAACCGTTGTGTTTGTGGTGGCGGGGACACGAATTGGAGTTTCCACCCGTGCGGCGGGTAGTGGCGCTTGTCGGCTCACGGGACAGTACGAGCTACGGGGCCTCTGTAACGGGTGACTTTGCCTATGGGCTGGGTCAGCGCGGCTGCACGGTCGTGTCCGGAGGGGCCTACGGGATCGACGCCCACGCGCACCGCGGGGCTTTGGCCGGGGGCACCAGCGACATGCCGACCATCGCGGTGATGGCCGGGGGCGTGGACCGATACTATCCGTCCGGAAATGAGGGCCTGCTGCGTGCCGTGGCAAACCAAGGGGCGGTCATCGCCGAGGTTCCCCCGGGCTCGGCGCCTACCCGTTACCGCTTCCTTCAGCGGAACAGGATTATCGCCGCCTTGGCCGCGGTGACCGTGGTGGTGGAAGCGCGATGGCGTTCGGGTGCCCTGAATACAGCTCATCATGCTGAATCCATCGGGAGGGCGGTCGCCGTGGTCCCGGGATCCATCCACAGCGCCAACTCTGCGGGCTGCCATCGGCTCCTCCGGGATGGCGGGGCTGTCTGCGTCACGGACGTCGGAGAGATCGCTGAACTGGCGGGGTCGAGCGGTGAGGGGCTCGTCGGCGAAAAGGAAACGGCCGCCTCAGACCACGACGGACTCACCCTCGAGGACCTGATCCTGCTCGACGCCCTGCCCGTCCGTTCGACGAGCTCGGTGGAGAAGCTCGCGGTCGTGGCAGGGCTCAGCGCCGGGTCCGTCAGGGCCGGTCTTGGACGCCTCGGTTTGTTGGGTTTAGCGGTATCAGTGAGCGGCGCGTGGAAGAGGTCGGGGAAGCAGGGGTGA
- a CDS encoding tyrosine recombinase XerC, which yields MPATGPRGWHSGRVQEKPLPEALAGSVQDFRRYLEGERARSAHTVRAYIADVENLLRFAAAEGVGQLAALELGTLRRWLGAQSESGRSRATIARHAATARAFTSWALREELIASDPAIRLQAPKRDHTLPGVLHQQQVSRIFENLSEAAADGSAMPLRNRAVVELLYATGIRVGELAGLDIDDLDMERRTLRVLGKGNKERTVPYGVPAALAVDDWLRLGRPRLATERSGPALFLSSRGNRIDQRQARSVVNDLLAALGDTAATGPHALRHTAATHLLDGGADLRAVQEILGHSSLATTQIYTHVSVDRLRKSYQQAHPRA from the coding sequence ATGCCAGCCACCGGGCCTCGCGGCTGGCACAGTGGAAGGGTGCAAGAGAAACCCCTCCCCGAAGCACTCGCCGGGTCCGTTCAGGACTTCCGGCGTTACCTCGAAGGCGAACGGGCCAGGTCTGCCCACACTGTGAGGGCATACATCGCAGACGTCGAGAACCTGCTGCGTTTCGCTGCCGCGGAGGGTGTGGGGCAGCTCGCAGCCCTGGAGCTCGGTACCCTCCGGCGTTGGCTGGGGGCACAAAGCGAATCCGGCCGGTCCAGGGCAACCATCGCCCGGCATGCCGCGACGGCCCGCGCGTTCACCTCCTGGGCCCTGCGGGAAGAACTAATCGCCTCGGACCCGGCTATTCGGCTCCAAGCCCCCAAGCGGGACCACACGCTTCCTGGAGTCCTTCACCAGCAGCAGGTCTCCAGGATCTTCGAAAACCTGTCAGAGGCAGCCGCGGACGGCTCTGCGATGCCGTTGAGAAACCGCGCCGTCGTCGAATTGCTCTATGCCACGGGGATCCGCGTCGGCGAGCTCGCCGGTCTGGACATCGATGATCTCGATATGGAGCGCCGAACTCTTCGCGTGCTCGGCAAGGGCAACAAGGAGCGGACGGTGCCGTATGGGGTTCCGGCTGCGCTCGCCGTCGACGATTGGCTTCGCCTCGGCCGTCCTCGGCTCGCAACCGAGCGTAGCGGACCGGCACTCTTTCTCAGTTCAAGGGGCAACCGGATCGATCAGCGCCAGGCCCGCAGCGTCGTCAACGACCTCCTGGCGGCCTTGGGGGATACCGCGGCAACCGGACCCCACGCCCTGCGCCACACTGCCGCCACCCATTTGCTCGACGGCGGGGCGGACCTGCGTGCGGTGCAGGAAATTCTGGGACACAGCAGCCTCGCGACAACCCAGATCTACACCCATGTGTCGGTAGACCGGCTTCGCAAGAGCTATCAACAAGCCCACCCCCGTGCATGA
- a CDS encoding DUF3145 domain-containing protein — protein MSVAITRGVLFVHSAPTALCPHVEWAIGSVVDKRTDLEWTPQPAAPGMFRAELSWAGVPGTGAQLASALRGWAHLRYEVTEEPSQGVDGARWSHTPELGIFHAVTDVHGNIMVTEDRIRYAYESGAGDPAAVYHELSLALGEAWDEELEPFRHAAEGAPVRWLHQVG, from the coding sequence ATGTCTGTTGCAATAACCCGCGGTGTCTTGTTTGTGCATTCGGCCCCTACCGCGTTGTGCCCTCACGTTGAGTGGGCCATCGGATCGGTCGTGGACAAGCGGACCGATCTTGAGTGGACCCCTCAACCTGCCGCGCCCGGAATGTTCCGCGCCGAGCTCTCTTGGGCAGGAGTCCCTGGAACGGGTGCCCAATTGGCTTCGGCGCTGCGTGGGTGGGCACACCTACGCTACGAAGTCACCGAGGAGCCGAGCCAAGGCGTGGACGGCGCGCGTTGGTCGCACACTCCGGAGTTGGGTATTTTCCATGCCGTCACCGATGTCCACGGCAACATCATGGTGACTGAGGACCGCATCCGCTACGCCTACGAGTCGGGGGCGGGAGATCCTGCCGCCGTCTACCATGAGCTTTCCTTGGCGCTCGGCGAGGCCTGGGACGAAGAGCTCGAGCCCTTCCGGCATGCTGCCGAAGGCGCCCCTGTGCGCTGGCTCCACCAAGTCGGTTAG
- the fabF gene encoding beta-ketoacyl-ACP synthase II — MARKVVITGLGATTPIGGDVPTMWKNALKGVSGAHTLEDEWVAKYDLPVHFAARCSTPALEVLSRVEAKRMDPSTQFGVIAAREAWADSGITEIDHDRLAVAFATGIGGVWTLLDAWDTLREKGPRRVLPMTVPMLMPNGVAAAVSLDLGARAGAHTPVSACASGTEAMHLGLDLIRSGKADVVVCGGAEAAIHPMPLAAFSSMQALSRRNDDPEHASRPYDRDRDGFVMGEGAGALVLEAEEHAIARGARIYAELAGTSVTADAYHITAPDPEGLGATRALKAAMFDGRIQPEDVVHVNAHATSTPVGDKPEYTALRAALGAHVDNVAVSATKSQMGHLLGASGAVEAVLTVLAVYERQAPLTINLENQDPEIPLDVVTSARTLPAGDIVALSNSFGFGGHNAVIAIRNV, encoded by the coding sequence ATGGCACGCAAAGTAGTCATAACCGGTCTGGGCGCTACAACGCCCATCGGCGGCGACGTCCCCACGATGTGGAAGAACGCGCTCAAAGGGGTCTCCGGTGCCCACACACTCGAGGACGAGTGGGTTGCCAAGTATGACCTTCCGGTCCACTTTGCCGCCCGGTGCTCGACGCCGGCCCTCGAGGTTCTGAGCCGCGTTGAAGCCAAACGCATGGACCCGTCCACGCAGTTTGGTGTCATTGCCGCCCGCGAGGCCTGGGCGGATTCCGGTATCACCGAAATCGACCACGATCGCCTTGCCGTGGCTTTCGCCACGGGCATCGGCGGCGTCTGGACGCTCCTGGACGCTTGGGACACGCTGAGGGAAAAGGGCCCCCGCCGGGTCCTGCCCATGACGGTCCCCATGCTCATGCCGAACGGCGTCGCCGCAGCGGTCAGCCTTGACCTTGGTGCCCGCGCCGGTGCGCACACCCCTGTTTCTGCTTGCGCTTCCGGCACCGAAGCGATGCACCTCGGCCTGGACCTCATCCGCTCGGGCAAGGCCGACGTCGTCGTGTGCGGTGGCGCCGAAGCCGCCATCCACCCGATGCCACTCGCCGCGTTTTCCTCGATGCAGGCCCTCTCCCGCCGCAATGACGATCCCGAGCACGCTTCGCGGCCATACGACCGCGACCGCGACGGCTTCGTCATGGGTGAAGGCGCCGGCGCCCTGGTCCTGGAAGCCGAAGAGCACGCGATCGCCCGTGGTGCGCGCATCTACGCTGAGCTCGCCGGTACGTCGGTCACAGCTGACGCCTACCACATCACGGCACCGGACCCGGAAGGCCTGGGCGCTACCCGCGCTTTGAAGGCCGCCATGTTCGATGGCCGCATCCAGCCCGAGGACGTCGTGCACGTCAACGCCCACGCCACCTCGACGCCTGTCGGTGACAAGCCCGAGTACACGGCGCTCCGTGCCGCACTGGGCGCCCACGTCGACAATGTGGCAGTCTCTGCCACCAAGTCGCAGATGGGCCACCTGTTGGGCGCTTCAGGGGCCGTAGAAGCAGTGCTCACGGTTCTTGCCGTCTACGAACGCCAGGCTCCGTTGACCATCAACCTTGAGAACCAGGATCCGGAGATCCCGCTCGACGTCGTCACTTCGGCGCGCACTTTGCCCGCCGGTGACATCGTCGCTTTGAGCAACTCCTTCGGTTTCGGTGGCCACAACGCCGTCATCGCCATCCGCAACGTCTGA
- a CDS encoding acyl carrier protein, with amino-acid sequence MASNEEILAGLAEIVNEETGLATEAVELDKSFTEDLDIDSISMMTIVVNAEEKFGVRIPDEEVKNLKTVGDAVNFISNAQA; translated from the coding sequence ATGGCTAGCAACGAAGAAATCCTGGCCGGCCTGGCTGAAATCGTGAACGAAGAGACCGGCCTCGCCACCGAAGCCGTGGAGCTGGACAAGTCCTTCACCGAGGACCTGGACATCGACTCCATCTCAATGATGACCATCGTCGTCAACGCTGAAGAGAAGTTCGGCGTCCGCATCCCGGACGAAGAGGTCAAGAACCTCAAGACCGTCGGCGACGCCGTCAACTTCATCTCGAACGCACAGGCCTAG